A genomic region of Campylobacter corcagiensis contains the following coding sequences:
- a CDS encoding heavy-metal-associated domain-containing protein: protein MKFLVKFMLILSISMPVFGVTYTINVPGMHCPLCTAMVREALKKVDGVKSAKASLKDNNAIVEAEANVTKQSLLDAIKTTGYEGKFID from the coding sequence ATGAAATTTTTAGTTAAATTTATGCTTATTTTGTCTATTAGTATGCCTGTTTTTGGTGTAACTTATACTATAAATGTGCCTGGAATGCACTGTCCGCTTTGCACTGCTATGGTTAGAGAAGCTCTTAAAAAAGTAGATGGTGTAAAAAGCGCAAAAGCAAGTCTAAAAGACAATAACGCCATTGTTGAAGCAGAGGCAAATGTCACAAAGCAAAGCCTACTTGATGCGATAAAAACCACAGGGTATGAAGGTAAATTTATTGATTAG
- a CDS encoding DMT family transporter, whose product MQIMFLFMAFLAGACLSVQAVINANLAAFLGAKPIMAAFISFTIGSLALLIVAIILGEFSFADIKSLKSIEIYKLIGGLLGAFAVFSTTFIAPKIGLILMFMMIIFAQLLSSFLIDSFGLLGLSKKEISLSKIVGLGLFIVGLFIYTLGDNLFKSNQ is encoded by the coding sequence ATGCAAATTATGTTTTTGTTTATGGCGTTTTTAGCCGGGGCTTGTTTATCAGTTCAAGCTGTGATAAATGCAAATTTAGCCGCGTTTTTAGGTGCTAAGCCGATAATGGCGGCATTTATTTCATTTACCATAGGAAGTTTGGCTTTGTTAATTGTGGCAATAATTTTAGGAGAGTTTAGTTTTGCTGATATTAAAAGCTTAAAAAGTATTGAAATTTATAAATTAATAGGTGGTCTTTTAGGGGCGTTTGCTGTTTTTTCTACAACATTTATCGCTCCTAAAATAGGGCTTATTTTGATGTTTATGATGATAATTTTTGCTCAACTTTTAAGTAGCTTTTTGATTGATAGTTTTGGGCTTTTAGGACTTAGCAAAAAAGAGATTTCGCTAAGTAAGATTGTGGGTTTAGGTTTGTTTATAGTAGGACTTTTTATCTATACTTTAGGAGATAATTTATTTAAATCTAATCAATAA
- the tpx gene encoding thiol peroxidase produces MATVTVGGNTVSLAGNELSVSDLAPVVELVGKDLKTVKVGGSSEFIQVIASVPSLDTGVCATETRKFNESIAKMDGVKLTVVSMDLPFAMERFCSTQGIENVVVGSDFKNKDFANKYGVLLADGNLAGLTARAVFVVDKAGKIIHKEIVKEVTTEPDYDAIVKAVNSKGCRNC; encoded by the coding sequence ATGGCAACAGTAACAGTTGGTGGAAATACGGTTAGTTTAGCAGGAAATGAGCTTAGCGTTAGCGATTTAGCACCAGTGGTTGAGCTTGTAGGCAAAGATTTAAAAACAGTAAAAGTTGGCGGAAGTAGTGAGTTTATCCAAGTAATAGCAAGCGTGCCATCACTTGATACGGGCGTATGTGCTACAGAAACTAGAAAATTTAACGAAAGCATCGCTAAAATGGATGGTGTTAAACTTACAGTTGTATCTATGGATTTACCATTTGCCATGGAGAGATTTTGCTCAACTCAAGGCATTGAAAATGTAGTAGTTGGAAGTGATTTTAAAAATAAAGATTTTGCTAATAAATATGGCGTCTTACTAGCCGATGGCAACTTGGCTGGACTTACTGCTAGGGCTGTTTTTGTAGTTGATAAAGCAGGCAAAATCATCCATAAAGAGATAGTAAAAGAAGTAACTACCGAACCAGATTATGACGCTATAGTAAAAGCTGTAAATTCTAAAGGTTGTAGAAACTGCTAA
- a CDS encoding YgaP family membrane protein: MSRENRIIRIALGLIFMIVVGIMFMSWWALLGLIPVIVGITGFCPACYFLNRCSTKR; encoded by the coding sequence ATGAGCAGAGAAAATAGAATCATTAGAATCGCTTTAGGTTTGATATTTATGATTGTTGTTGGCATTATGTTTATGAGTTGGTGGGCTTTGCTTGGGCTGATACCAGTTATTGTTGGAATCACTGGTTTTTGTCCAGCGTGCTATTTTTTAAATAGATGTTCTACTAAAAGATAA
- a CDS encoding thioredoxin family protein, which produces MKDLTFDEFKDISKSSVCVVAFKAAWCKDCKIATPMLIELSKKYPKVDFYEIDIDKEEGVRDAMGIRHIPTIIFLKDGDEICSRVVEPRSVDEIENCIKSLYKFIIF; this is translated from the coding sequence ATGAAAGATTTAACTTTTGATGAGTTTAAAGATATAAGCAAGAGCAGTGTTTGCGTAGTTGCTTTTAAAGCAGCGTGGTGTAAGGATTGTAAAATAGCTACACCAATGCTTATAGAACTATCTAAAAAATACCCAAAAGTTGATTTTTACGAGATTGATATAGATAAAGAAGAGGGCGTTAGAGATGCTATGGGCATAAGGCACATTCCAACTATTATCTTTTTAAAAGATGGAGATGAAATTTGTAGTAGGGTTGTAGAACCAAGAAGTGTTGATGAGATAGAAAACTGCATTAAAAGCTTATATAAATTTATTATATTTTAA